From the genome of Liolophura sinensis isolate JHLJ2023 unplaced genomic scaffold, CUHK_Ljap_v2 scaffold_14, whole genome shotgun sequence, one region includes:
- the LOC135481257 gene encoding NADH-cytochrome b5 reductase-like isoform X2, translating to MTMIIVTQIPTLSECEYRYFSISSIKQESCDTYVLRFQLPDGKCLGLHTGQHIIMRVIGDGRVITRQYTPVSPLHALGYFDLLIKIYPDGRMSRHVKALKTGDKVELRGPCGRFSYSPNKWQRLVLLAAGTGIAPMIQVIRQVIINERDDTRLLLVYTCKRYEDLLLKSQLEECSAYWNVTILYILTQDSPERVRSLKRYGDNIHHGRLDYHLLSQVLGNISPDNYVLICGTTSFEKDMISYLVDSGISSHNYHKF from the exons ATACCTACTCTCTCTGAGTGTGAATACAGATACTTTTCTATATCAAGCATAAAGCAAGAAAGCTGTGATACTTATGTTCTGAGATTTCAACTTCCTGATGGAAAGTGCCTGGGTCTGCATACTGGCCAACATATTATCATGAG GGTAATTGGGGATGGCAGAGTGATCACGCGACAGTACACCCCCGTCAGCCCACTTCATGCTCTCGGCTACTTTGATCTTCTAATTAAG ATATACCCTGATGGCAGGATGTCCAGACATGTCAAAGCCCTCAAAACAGGAGACAAAGTGGAATTGAGAGGGCCCTGTGGAAGGTTCTCATATTCACCAAACAAG TGGCAGAGGCTGGTCCTCCTGGCAGCTGGCACAGGTATAGCTCCCATGatacaggtaatcagacagGTGATTATTAACGAGCGGGATGATACACGACTGTTGCTGGTGTACACCTGTAAGAGGTATGAAGACCTGTTGTTGAAGTCTCAGCTGGAGGAGTGCTCAGCCTACTGGAATGTCACCATCCTCTACATCCTAACCCAG GACAGTCCTGAGAGAGTGAGATCGCTGAAGCGGTATGGAGACAATATCCACCACGGAAGGCTGGATTATCATCTCTTATCACAAGTCCTTGGCAACATATCCCCAGACAACTACGTACTCATTTGTGGAACAACTTCATTTGAGAAAGATATGATCTCATACTTGGTGGACAGTGGCATCTCCAGCCACAATTatcataaattttaa